A genomic region of Alnus glutinosa chromosome 11, dhAlnGlut1.1, whole genome shotgun sequence contains the following coding sequences:
- the LOC133882179 gene encoding RNA pseudouridine synthase 4, mitochondrial, giving the protein MLLRLKNLLSPPSTTSGGGVRSCISALHVSRSYYATGKEPKEDANGDYKGGKWFTLPPFTPALNGAALGKEISCGRAQTKSGATTVTALKWVLRCCPELPRSLIQKLFRLRQVRRESSDVQQERSLKRVAAKDSIDVGDRLCLPITVREFPLEKKDCHCNEEEVNFVRSLVLYKDLAIVVVNKPPGMPVQGGVGIKNSLDELAAACLSYDYSEPPRLVHRLDRDSSGILVMGRTQTSATALHSIFREKTFGAKDDVGNEERILQRKYVALVIGSPRRRKGLISAPLGKVVVDNGKSDRITIFDNCQNISAQHAITEYRVIKSSCHGYTWLELSPLTGRKHQLRVHCAEVLGTPIVGDLKYGWQAHRKWKHLPWPNLEKKSNENVTKGKTIPFCLDLESGSISEKHPRLHLHCKQMVLPDVSLALRNVQCSSDYDLSEVENLELTAPLPSYMQRSWDMLDS; this is encoded by the exons ATGCTACTCCGCCTCAAAAACCTCCTATCTCCACCGTCCACCACCTCAGGCGGAGGCGTTAGAAGCTGCATCTCGGCCTTACACGTATCCCGCTCATACTACGCCACCGGAAAAGAGCCAAAAGAGGATGCTAACGGCGACTACAAGGGCGGAAAATGGTTCACTTTGCCTCCGTTCACTCCGGCCCTAAACGGCGCCGCATTGGGAAAAGAAATCTCCTGCGGGCGAGCCCAGACAAAATCCGGTGCAACCACCGTCACGGCGCTCAAATGGGTGCTCCGGTGCTGCCCAGAGCTTCCGAGAAGCCTCATACAGAAGCTCTTTCGTCTGAGACAG GTTCGAAGAGAGTCCAGTGATGTACAACAAGAACGCAGTCTCAAAAGG GTGGCGGCGAAGGACTCGATCGATGTAGGAGACCGATTATGTCTTCCTATTACTGTCCGAGAGTTTCCCCTGGAGAAGAAAGACTGCCATTGCAATGAGGAAGAAGTGAACTTTGTCCGTAGCCTCGTGTTGTACAAG GATCTGGCCATTGTTGTTGTTAATAAACCTCCCGGAATGCCTGTACAG GGTGGTGTTGGCATCAAAAACAGTTTAGATGAACTTGCTGCCGCTTGTTTAAGCTATGATTATTCGGAACCTCCTCGATTG GTTCACAGACTTGATAGAGATAGTAGTGGGATCTTAGTGATGGGGAGGACACAAACAAGTGCGACAGCTCTACATTCCATCTTTCGTGAGAAAACTTTTGGAGCAAAAGAT GACGTTGGCAATGAAGAAAGAATCCTGCAAAGAAAGTATGTGGCACTTGTAATTGGGTCTCCAAGACGTCGAAAGGGGTTAATTTCAGCCCCATTGGGGAAG GTGGTGGTGGACAATGGAAAATCTGATCGAATCACAATCTTTGATAATTGCCAAAATATATCAGCTCAGCATGCAATAACAGAGTATCGAGTAATTAAATCTTCATGTCATG GTTACACATGGCTAGAGCTTTCTCCTCTGACTGGTAGAAAGCACCAG CTCCGTGTACACTGTGCTGAGGTATTGGGAACACCGATAGTTGGAGACCTCAAGTATGGATGGCAAGCTCATAGGAAGTGGAAACATTTGCCTTGGCCTAATCttgaaaagaaatcaaatgagAATGTTACAAAGGGGAAGACCATTCCCTTCTGCCTTGATTTGGAGAGCGGAAGTATATCCGAGAAGCATCCTCGCCTTCATCTTCATTGCAAGCAAATGGTATTGCCCGACGTGTCTCTCGCTTTGCGGAATGTGCAGTGTTCTTCAGACTATGATCTTTCAGAAGTAGAAAACCTTGAGTTGACTGCTCCTTTGCCTTCATACATGCAAAGAAGTTGGGACATGCTGGATTCTTGA